The following DNA comes from Legionella sp. PATHC032.
CACATAGGTGTCGATATCCAGGTTGTAAGTATTACTGTTGAACATATGTTGAGTGTTCTCGAAGACGCAATATTCTACTCAGAAGGCACCGCTATAAATAATCATCTGAGTGCAAAATATATTCTTAATCAGAAAATCAAACAGCAAGGCTTTGAAATAGTTTTATCTGGTGAAGGATCAGATGAGTTGTTTTACGGTTATAATCATTTGGCTTGTGACTTTGATCCAGAGAATTTTAAAAAAGAAACCATTAATACGATTACCAGAGGGATTCATTTTAGCGATGAACAAGATATTGATCTGAGTATTATTCAAAATAAAATTGGTATGATTCCTACATTTGTTAGGGCAAAAGCATCAATTGGGATGAAGATTAGTGCCCTCATGAACAAACAGGATAGGATGACAAGTATACTCAATCAAATTTTTTCAAATGAAATCATAAATCCCATTGCTAATTTTACACCTTTACAAAAATCAACCTATCTTTGGAGTAAGTTTGCCTTAGCTGGGTATATATTGCGTACACTTGGTGATGGAACCGAAATGGCTCATGGGGTTGAAGGTCGAGTACCATTTCTTGATCATAAATTATTTGATTTAGTTAGCTCCATGCCCGCCGAATACAATTTCAGACATGGGTTAGAAAAATATGCCTTAAGACAGGCTGTAAAAAAATTTATCCCTCCCAGTACGCTCTATCGAAAAAAACAACCACTGCTAGCACCTCCACTTTTTTTAATGACCCCCAAAGGAATTGATTTTATTTTAGATTGTGTCAACGACCTAGCTTTCCAATCATTACCTTATCTATCACAACCTAAAGTTAAAAATTATTTTGAGTCGATTAAGAATATGGATTTCAACCAAAAAGTTGCTGCAGAACCCGTTGTCATGTTAATTATAACCAGTTATTTGTTAATGAAACGTTTTAAATTAACATAAGAGCTCAAAATTTAAATTTGTATTAGTTAAAAGTTCTTACAAAATCTTTAAATTTTCCTAAAAAGTCTTTTATTTTCTTCCA
Coding sequences within:
- the asnB gene encoding asparagine synthase (glutamine-hydrolyzing), coding for MCGVIGIFSHKAIDPEQIVQATKALAHRGPDGYKIWQSKTGRVALGHHRLSINDKINGDQPMVDNKIVISVNGELYDYTPLKTHLISLGYNFKTNSDSELVLHLYHAYGLDFVNYLRGEFAIIIYDMIANKIIIARDRFGIKPMCYYLKDGVFYCASEAKAIFAAGVAIKWDLQSLEQSFSFQYLSADQTLFSGIKQLEPGKLLVYDGYKLIKHTYWDINYHNNQMERPSFEDYTSLILNELKDSIQQRLRSGEKKICCHLSGGLDSSAIASLANQYVGNTLPCFTLSFDNPLYDETEQAKAVADHIGVDIQVVSITVEHMLSVLEDAIFYSEGTAINNHLSAKYILNQKIKQQGFEIVLSGEGSDELFYGYNHLACDFDPENFKKETINTITRGIHFSDEQDIDLSIIQNKIGMIPTFVRAKASIGMKISALMNKQDRMTSILNQIFSNEIINPIANFTPLQKSTYLWSKFALAGYILRTLGDGTEMAHGVEGRVPFLDHKLFDLVSSMPAEYNFRHGLEKYALRQAVKKFIPPSTLYRKKQPLLAPPLFLMTPKGIDFILDCVNDLAFQSLPYLSQPKVKNYFESIKNMDFNQKVAAEPVVMLIITSYLLMKRFKLT